TCCACCTGTTAAAGGGCAAACGCGCGCCCAATTTTCGGAGCGCCCTCATTAAGAACATGTCCAATAGCTCATCCcccaaggaagaaaataccCCCCAAAATACCACCAAACAAATTATCGACCTCAGCAATGACGCaatcaacaaaatgaaacaaataaatttgAAGTATAAAAATTCAAAAGCCTTGAAGGTATCCGTAGAAGCTGGGGGGTGCTCAGGTTTCCAGTATTCCTTCTCTCTAATCGATAAAACAAACATACAGGAAAAGGACCTAGTCGCTTATAATAGGGAATGCCTCGTCGTGATTGACAAAGGAGCAGCTGAAATGCTCAAGAATTCAAAAATAGACTACACCAATAATCTGATAGCAAAGAAGTTTGTTCTCGAGAATATTCAGAACCTCTCATCTAAGTGCTCCTGTGGCAACTCGTTTGATATCAAACTTTTTTAAGTGCCACATGGGATGCTTAGTGGGCAGGCCAA
This genomic window from Plasmodium knowlesi strain H genome assembly, chromosome: 4 contains:
- a CDS encoding iron-sulfur assembly protein, putative, which produces MFHLLKGKRAPNFRSALIKNMSNSSSPKEENTPQNTTKQIIDLSNDAINKMKQINLKYKNSKALKVSVEAGGCSGFQYSFSLIDKTNIQEKDLVAYNRECLVVIDKGAAEMLKNSKIDYTNNLIAKKFVLENIQNLSSKCSCGNSFDIKLF